A DNA window from Mastomys coucha isolate ucsf_1 unplaced genomic scaffold, UCSF_Mcou_1 pScaffold21, whole genome shotgun sequence contains the following coding sequences:
- the Lrrn4cl gene encoding LRRN4 C-terminal-like protein isoform X1 → MSGVKLSLCQGLSIGERLLWVPGRGWTERSLNCLNRIYTNADSMLGSLCLLWLAAMTTSLVSQAHILTMEDYQEGEGDDMTVATPSLAVRCDYDRCRHLQVSCQELQKVGPVACLCPGLSREDQQPDPPRLGEVQIMAEEGYAVVHWCAPFSPVSHYWLLLWESNGAPQKSAPLNATVRRTELKGLKPGVAYVLCVVAANDAGESNVPGADVEGPENWTGPSFGPCRKLIMPPKPVTLVHAAVGVGTVLALLSCAALVWHFCLRERWGCPRRQGIAQASEAL, encoded by the exons ATGTCTGGGGTCAAACTCTCACTGTGTCAAGGCCTATCCATTGGTGAGCGGCTACTGTGGGTCCCGGGAAGAGGGTGGACAGAGAGAAGTCTGAATTGCCTGAACAGGATTTATACAAATGCAG ACTCCATGTTGGGCTCTCTTTGCCTTCTGTGGCTGGCGGCCATGACCACCTCCTTGGTTTCCCAAGCTCATATCTTGACCATGGAAGACTaccaggaaggggaaggggatgatATGACAGTAGCTACACCTTCCTTAGCTGTCCGTTGCGACTATGACCGTTGCCGACACCTGCAGGTGTCCTGCCAGGAGCTGCAAAAGGTTGGGCCAGTAGCTTGCCTGTGCCCAGGGCTCTCCAGGGAAGATCAACAGCCAGACCCTCCTCGCCTGGGAGAAGTGCAAATAATGGCTGAAGAAGGTTACGCAGTAGTTCACTGGTGTGCTCCCTTCTCTCCAGTCAGCCACTACTGGCTTCTGCTTTGGGAAAGCAACGGAGCTCCACAGAAGAGTGCCCCTCTCAATGCTACAGTTAGAAGAACAGAACTGAAGGGCCTGAAGCCTGGGGTTGCTTATGTCCTCTGTGTGGTGGCTGCTAATGATGCAGGTGAGAGCAATGTTCCTGGGGCAGATGTTGAGGGTCCTGAGAACTGGACTGGCCCTTCCTTTGGGCCCTGTCGCAAGCTTATCATGCCGCCCAAGCCTGTTACCCTGGTCCACGCTGCCGTGGGAGTTGGCACAGTTTTAGCTCTGCTGAGCTGTGCAGCCCTGGTCTGGCATTTCTGCCTTCGTGAGCGGTGGGGTTGCCCCCGACGTCAAGGTATTGCCCAAGCTTCAGAAGCACTCTGA
- the Lrrn4cl gene encoding LRRN4 C-terminal-like protein isoform X2 → MSGVKLSLCQGLSIDSMLGSLCLLWLAAMTTSLVSQAHILTMEDYQEGEGDDMTVATPSLAVRCDYDRCRHLQVSCQELQKVGPVACLCPGLSREDQQPDPPRLGEVQIMAEEGYAVVHWCAPFSPVSHYWLLLWESNGAPQKSAPLNATVRRTELKGLKPGVAYVLCVVAANDAGESNVPGADVEGPENWTGPSFGPCRKLIMPPKPVTLVHAAVGVGTVLALLSCAALVWHFCLRERWGCPRRQGIAQASEAL, encoded by the exons ATGTCTGGGGTCAAACTCTCACTGTGTCAAGGCCTATCCATTG ACTCCATGTTGGGCTCTCTTTGCCTTCTGTGGCTGGCGGCCATGACCACCTCCTTGGTTTCCCAAGCTCATATCTTGACCATGGAAGACTaccaggaaggggaaggggatgatATGACAGTAGCTACACCTTCCTTAGCTGTCCGTTGCGACTATGACCGTTGCCGACACCTGCAGGTGTCCTGCCAGGAGCTGCAAAAGGTTGGGCCAGTAGCTTGCCTGTGCCCAGGGCTCTCCAGGGAAGATCAACAGCCAGACCCTCCTCGCCTGGGAGAAGTGCAAATAATGGCTGAAGAAGGTTACGCAGTAGTTCACTGGTGTGCTCCCTTCTCTCCAGTCAGCCACTACTGGCTTCTGCTTTGGGAAAGCAACGGAGCTCCACAGAAGAGTGCCCCTCTCAATGCTACAGTTAGAAGAACAGAACTGAAGGGCCTGAAGCCTGGGGTTGCTTATGTCCTCTGTGTGGTGGCTGCTAATGATGCAGGTGAGAGCAATGTTCCTGGGGCAGATGTTGAGGGTCCTGAGAACTGGACTGGCCCTTCCTTTGGGCCCTGTCGCAAGCTTATCATGCCGCCCAAGCCTGTTACCCTGGTCCACGCTGCCGTGGGAGTTGGCACAGTTTTAGCTCTGCTGAGCTGTGCAGCCCTGGTCTGGCATTTCTGCCTTCGTGAGCGGTGGGGTTGCCCCCGACGTCAAGGTATTGCCCAAGCTTCAGAAGCACTCTGA
- the Ubxn1 gene encoding UBX domain-containing protein 1, giving the protein MAELTALESLIEMGFPRGRAEKALALTGNQGIEAAMDWLMEHEDDPDVDEPLETPLSHILGREPTPSEQVGPEGSGSAAGESKPILTEEERQEQTKRMLELMAQKQREREEREEREALEREKQRRRQGQELSVARQKLQEDEMRRAAEERRREKAEELAARQRVREKIERDKAERAKKYGGSVGSRSSPPATDPGPVPSSPSQEPPTKREYDQCRIQVRLPDGTSLTQTFRAREQLAAVRLYVELHRGEEPGQDQDPVQLLSGFPRRAFSEADMERPLQELGLVPSAVLIVAKKCPS; this is encoded by the exons ATGGCGGAGCTGACGGCTCTGGAGAGCCTCATCGAGATGGGCTTTCCCAGGGGACGCGC GGAGAAGGCTCTGGCCCTCACAGGGAACCAGGGCATCGAGGCTGCGATGGACTG GCTCATGGAGCATGAAGACGACCCCGATGTGGACGAGCCTCTAGAGACTCCCCTCAGCCATATCCTGGGACGAGAACCCACGCCCTCAGAGCAAGTTGGCCCTGAAG GATCTGGGTCTGCTGCTGGAGAAAGCAAACCCATTTTGACTGAAGAGGAGAGGCAAGAACAGACTAAGAG AATGTTGGAACTTATGGCACAAAAGCAGCGGGAACGTGAAGAAAGAGAGGAGCGAGAAGCTTTAGAACGAGAAAAGCAGCGGAGGAGACAAGGGCAAGAGCTGTCAGTTGCGCGACAGAAACTACAGGAAGATGAGATGCGCAGGGCAGCTGAGGAGCGCAGGAGGGAGAAGGCTGAGGAGTTAGCGGCCAG ACAAAGGGTTCGAGAAAAAATTGAAAgggacaaagcagagagagccaagAAG TATGGTGGTAGTGTGGGTTCTCGGTCATCCCCACCAGCAACAGATCCAGGTCCTGTTCCTTCTTCTCCCAGCCAGGAGCCCCCTACTAAGCGGGAGTATGACCAGTGTCGCATACAG GTTAGGCTGCCTGATGGGACTTCACTGACTCAAACTTTCCGGGCTCGGGAACAGCTGGCAGCTGTGAGGCTCTATGTGGAGCTTCACCGTGGGGAGGAACCTGGACAGGACCAGGACCCTGTGCAGTTGCTCAGTGGCTTCCCTAGACGGGCTTTCTCAGAAGCTGACATGGAACGGCCTCTGCAGGAACTGG gACTCGTGCCTTCTGCTGTCCTCATTGTGGCCAAGAAGTGTCCCAGCTGA
- the LOC116101024 gene encoding ubiquinol-cytochrome-c reductase complex assembly factor 3 isoform X1, which produces MEVARKALVVVAVLGAGAGVGSVLFALVTPGELQKQSMLQVETAGLAEEMPERDSRRRDEAVRTTELVMATLKDAAATKENVAWRRNWTVSGRSA; this is translated from the exons ATGGAGGTGGCTCGTAAAGCACTGGTAGTAGTTGCAGTGCTAGGCGCGGGAGCTGGCGTGGGTTCTGTTCTGTTTGCTCTTGTGACCCCAGGAGAACTACAGAAGCAGTCGATGCTGCAGGTAGAAACAGCCGGACTTGCCgag GAGATGCCGGAAAGGGACTCGCGGCGCAGGGACGAAGCGGTCAGGACCACGGAACTGGTGATGGCTACCCTGAAGGACGCCGCAGCCACGAAGGAGAACGTGGCCTGGAGGAGAAACTGGACAGTTAGCGGCAGGTCAGCATGA
- the LOC116101024 gene encoding ubiquinol-cytochrome-c reductase complex assembly factor 3 isoform X2, producing the protein MEVARKALVVVAVLGAGAGVGSVLFALVTPGELQKQSMLQEMPERDSRRRDEAVRTTELVMATLKDAAATKENVAWRRNWTVSGRSA; encoded by the exons ATGGAGGTGGCTCGTAAAGCACTGGTAGTAGTTGCAGTGCTAGGCGCGGGAGCTGGCGTGGGTTCTGTTCTGTTTGCTCTTGTGACCCCAGGAGAACTACAGAAGCAGTCGATGCTGCAG GAGATGCCGGAAAGGGACTCGCGGCGCAGGGACGAAGCGGTCAGGACCACGGAACTGGTGATGGCTACCCTGAAGGACGCCGCAGCCACGAAGGAGAACGTGGCCTGGAGGAGAAACTGGACAGTTAGCGGCAGGTCAGCATGA
- the Lbhd1 gene encoding LBH domain-containing protein 1, with product MALVPGSSQDRPWSGDNPDSSWHPESPRLANPLSKNREETGRCEGHQDVEVSQKPRLPSIVVEASEGSEEDQEDQQWPHEDLLVLTDGEEEDAEAFFQDQSEEPGWAWIPQDPTSPLRSFNPGLGWGQEQEVSWIPEDTEDQEIPSLCPLWDPTGPCVYRTGFMESSHFPPPSTFGGAEEEVVQAPQGVKQGSATEAPGGRGCDRRRADYEAPPKEAGVQCSCQHHAIWEEAQETLAADPTCPERKSSHGSGSPLQVNQD from the exons ATGGCTCTCGTGCCAGGGAGTAGCCAGGACAGACCTTGGTCTGGAGATAACCCAGACTCTTCATGGCATCCAGAAAGTCCCCGGTTGGccaaccctctctcaaaaaacagagaagagactggCAGATGTGAAGGTCATCAGGATGTTGAG GTGTCTCAGAAGCCCCGCCTGCCCTCTATTGTGGTAGAGGCCTCAGAGGGGAGTGAGGAAGAccaggaagaccagcagtggCCACACGAGGACTTGCTGGTTCTCACTGATGGTGAAGAAGAAGATGCGGAAGCTTTCTTCCAGGACCAAAGTGAAGAGCCAG GCTGGGCCTGGATCCCACAGGACCCCACATCTCCTTTAAGATCATTTAACCCTGGACTTGGCTGGGGTCAAGAACAAGAAGTTTCCTGGATTCCTGAAGATACAGAGGATCAGGAGATTCCCAGTCTCTGTCCTCTTTGGGACCCAACAGGACCCTGTGTCTATAGAACCGGATTTATGGAATCTTCTCATTTCCCACCTCCCAGTACCTTTGGGG GAGCTGAAGAAGAAGTTGTTCAAGCGCCGCAGGGTGTTAAGCAGGGATCGGCGACGGAAGCGCCAGGTGGTCGGGGCTGTGATAGACGAAGGGCTGACTACGAGGCACCACCTAAAGAAGCGGGC GTCCAGTGCTCGTGCCAACATCACGCTATCTGGGAAGAAGCGCAGGAAACTCTTGCAGCAGATCCGACTTGCCcagaaagaaaaagcagccaTGGAAG TGGAAGTCCCCTCCAAGTCAACCAGGACTAG